Genomic DNA from Phycicoccus sp. M110.8:
GGCCCGGGGACCCCACCGTGGTGCTGCGAGTGCTGTCGCTCAATGCGCTCTCCCTTCTCGCCCGGGTGCCGGGCCCCTGCACGAGCCGCCGGTCAGCGGCCCGTGGTGATCGAGTCCCGCGTCTCCCCCCGGCGGCGACGCTCCTCGAGCCGTTCCTTCTGCGGCGTCACGGTGTACTTCGGGTCCTTGGTGGACTCCATGCCCGCCTCGAAGATGCCGAACCGCGTGAGCACCGAGCCGGCGAGCAGGGCCATCCCGCTCAGCCCGGCCATCGTGCGGTTGCGCCCGAACAGCGCCGCACCGACCGCTCCCCCGGCCGTCAGCGCCTTGGCGGCCTTGAGCATCGCGCCCGCGCGCCCCTCGTGCAGCGGCTCGGCGACCAGCGGGTGCATCCGCCGCTCCATGAGCTCGGACGCCCCCAGCTCGACGGTCGCGCTGATCGCCGCCAGCCGTCGTGCCGGGCCGTTCTGCTCGGCCGGGGTCGCGACGAGGGCCATTCCCGCAGCCGCCGCGTTGGCGGAGCTGACGAAGACGAACGGCAGCTCACGGAACGACTCGCGCCACGTGGGCGTCGTCGTGTCGGCCAGGAGCACGGCGGTGTATGCCGCGAGCGGCATGGAGAACGCGGTGGTGCCCGCGGTGGCCACGGGGTCGGCCATCCGGGCGAGCCGGGCCAGACGGGAGCGACGCGGCAGCACGGCCTCGGCGAGCTCCGTGGCTGCCGCGGCCCCCGCGAACGTGCCGAACGCCGTCAGGATCCACGAGCCGACCGACATCGGCGAGGTGAGCTTGGCGACCCGCAGCATGTTGAGCGCACGCTCCGGCCGGCCCAGGTCCTTGGCCAGCGCCGCGCCGCCGAGGGCGACGGACGCGAGGGCCGCGACGCGGCCGGTGCGCCGCAGGGCGGGACGCCCGGTCAGGGCGCCCCCGGCCGCCACCAACCCGGAGCCGCCTGCGAGGCCGCCGAGGAACAGGTAGGCCGCGATCTCGTGGCCCCACGGGGCGGGCTTGACGACGTTGTGGCCGTAGTAGCTCGAGAACTGGGCGTCCGGGACCATGACCGACTCGTCGCGGCGACGCCGGCCGCCGCCGCCCTTGCCACCGGCGCCGTTCTGGTTGCGCCGGCTGCGGGGCAGCTCCGGGGGACGGTCTGCATCGAGCGGGTTGGTGGTCATCGGCGCCTCCCAGCGAACGCAGCCACGGCCATGCCGAACATCGCCACCGCGGCGAAGCCCGCCTTGCGGAACATCTCGGGCAGGTCCGCCGTCGGGACGACGGGGTCCGGTGGCAGGCCGTAGACCTCCGGCTCGTCGAGCAGGAGGAAGACCGACCCGGTGCCGCCGACACCGTCGTGGGCGTTGGCGCCGTAGAGCCGGGCCTCGGTGAAGCCGTTCTCGTGCAGCACCTCGACGCGGTCGCGCGCGGTGTCGAGCATGTCCGACAGGGTGCCGAACTTGATCGAGGTCGTCGGGCACGCCTGGGCGCACGCCGGCGTCTGGTCGTGGCCGATCCGGTCGTAGCAGAGGGTGCACTTCTGGGCGATGCCGACGTTGGACACCACTCCGCCGTCGCGCTTGTCGGCCCGCTTGTCCTCGCGCCGCTCGATGACGCCGAACGGGCACGCGGCCACGCAGTAGCCGCAGCCGTTGCAGACGTCGGACTGGACGACGACCGTGCCGTGCTCGGTGCGGAACAGCGCACCCGTCGGGCAGACGTCGAGGCACCCGGCGTGGGTGCAGTGCTTGCAGACGTCCGACGCCATGAGCCAGCGGAAGTCCGGCAGCGTGCCGGTCGCCTCGGCAGTCCGAGCGGCCGCCGCCATCGCGTCGAGCGAACCGTCGTCGCCGACGGCGGTCGGCACGACGCCCTCCAGCGCTGCCGGCGCGGTGCCGGCAGCCTCCGACGTGCTGCGGTGAGGCGCGTCCGGGGGCCGCAGCGCCGGCATACCGAGGTCCACGAGCTTGCGCCCGGACTCCCTCGCCTCCTGCACGCGGTCCGTGGTCTGCTCGATGAACGCCACGTGGCGCCACGTGCTCGCGCCGAGGCCGCCGGTGTTGTCGTAGGAGTTGCCGGTGAGCGTCAGGCCGTCCTCGGGGATGGCGTTCCACTCCTTGCACGCCACCTCGCAGGCCTTGCAGCCGATGCAGATCGAGGTGTCGGTGAAGAAGCCCTTGCGGGGTTCGGGGTCCTCCCACGCCGCGTCGTGCGACGGGTCGGTCGGCCCTGCGAGCTGGTGCTGCCAGAAGCCCATCAGGCGCCGGCCTCCTTCGTGTCGGTGGTCCGCAGCTGGTTGCTGGTCTCGACCGTGATGCCCGCCCGCGACCGGTACTCCTCGACCAGCCGCAGCAGCGCCTCACCGCGCGGGCGCCGGCCCGGGACGATGTCGCACGACCCGACCTTCGACTCCTGGATCTGGACGTTGGGGTCCAGGGCGATGCCGAGCAGGTCGTTGGCCGCGTCACCGGAGACGATGGCGTCCCCGCCGACGCCCCAGTGGTACGGCAGGCCCACTTGGTGGATGGTGTGGCCGCCCACCTGCAGCGGCGTGATCCGCTCGGTGACCAGCACCCTGGCCTCGATCGCCGACCGGGCGGACACGATCGTCGCCCAGCCGCCGTTGACCAGACCGCGCTCGGCCGCGAGCTCCGGGGAGACCTCGCAGAAGAACTCGGGCTGCAGCTCGGACAGGTACGGCAGCCAGCGGCTCATGCCACCGGCCGTGTGGTGCTCGGTCAGCCGGTACGTCGTGAAGACGAACGGGAAGACGTCGGACCCCGGCTGCGTCCCCGACGGGCTGAACAGGTTGTCCTTGCGCGGGAAGACCCGGCGGGCGGGGTTGCTCTGCTGCCCGTAGAGCGGGTTCTGGACCGGGGACTCCTGCGGCTCGTAGTGCGTCGGCATCGGTCCGTCGAGCATGCCCTTGGGCGTGAAGAGCCAGCCCTTGCCGTCGGCCATCATGACGAACGGGTCGTCGCCGGCGAGGCCGTCGGGTCCGCCGGTGCCGGGCTCCGGCCGGTACGACGGGGCCTTGGTCTTGACGAAGTCCGGCGTGTCGATGCCGGTCCAGGTCGAGTTCTCCTCGTCCCACCAGACGTACTTCTTGCGCTCGCTCCACGGCTTGCCCTCGGGGTCGGCCGAGGCGCGGTTGTAGAGGATGCGGCGGTTGTCGGGCCAGGCCCAGCCCCACTCCTGGGCGGTGGGGCCCTGCTCGCGCCCGGGCTTGCGGTTGGCCGCGCGGTTGACGCCCTTGGCGTAGACGCCGGAGTAGATCCAGCAGCCGCAGCTGGTGGAGCCGTCGGCCTTGAGGTCGGTGTACATGTCCGCCAGCTCGCCGGCCTTGTCACCGGACAGGTGCCGCCCGTTGATCTCCTGCAGCACCGCCTCGCCGCTGATCTCGCCGTCCTCGTCGAGGGGGTAGTCCCAGGTGAGGTCGAGCAGCGGGCGGTCGCGCGGGTCGTCGGAGTCGGCGAGCCGGGCACGGATCCGCTTGCCGAGCTCGTAGAAGAACTCCAGCTCGCTCTGGCACTCACCCGGCGGGTTGACCGCCTTGTGCCGCCACTGCAGCAGGCGCTGGGTCTGCGTGAAGGTGCCGGCCTTCTCGACGTGCGAGGCAGGCGGCAGGAAGAACACCTCGGTGCCGATCTTCTCGGTCTCGAGCTCACCCGTGGCGATCTCGGGCGCGTCCTTCCAGAACGTCGCGGACTCGATCATCTGCAGGTCGCGGACGACCAGCCACTTCAGCTGGGCCAGGGCCAGACGCTGCATCTTGCCGTGCGCGGACCCCACCGCGGGGTTCTGCCCGAGCAGGAAGTAGCCCTCGACCTCGCCGTCCCGCATGGCCATGGTCGTCTGGTACGTCCCGTGGGCGCCGCTGAGCCGTGGCAGGTAGTCGTACGCCCAGTTGTTCTCCTTGGTCGCAGCGTCGC
This window encodes:
- the fdh gene encoding formate dehydrogenase, which translates into the protein MSSRKTFLDWPVLRQVRSGDLLGRGPAVTSARTRSMTPRTSTADRVVQSVCPYCAVGCGQKVFVKDEKVVQIEGDPDSPISRGRLCPKGSASEQLVNSPARQTHVLYRRPNGTEWERMDRDTAIDMIADRFVETRRRTWQDADEHGRPLRRTMGIASLGGATLDNEENYLIKKLFTAAGAIQIENQARIUHSSTVPSLGSSFGRGGATQYLQDLANADCIVIQGSNMAECHPVGYQWVSEARLRGAKVIHIDPRFTRTSATSDKHVPIRAGSDVAFLGALINHILTNELYFKEYVVAYTNAATIVSEDFKDTEDLDGLFSGYDDELGNYDSSSWAYATEGETPDASPGTIGGPAATHEHGHSASKRSAGDEHGSGGPALEHARVKRDETLQDPHTVFQLLKRHYSRYTPEMVAEVCGISVEDFHYVAKALTENSGRDRTSAFVYAVGWTHHSLGAQFIRTAAIVQLLLGNMGRPGGGVMALRGHASIQGSTDIPTLYNILPGYLAMPMVGNHDTWDDYVAAIANKEQKGFWANADAYAVSLLKAWWGDAATKENNWAYDYLPRLSGAHGTYQTTMAMRDGEVEGYFLLGQNPAVGSAHGKMQRLALAQLKWLVVRDLQMIESATFWKDAPEIATGELETEKIGTEVFFLPPASHVEKAGTFTQTQRLLQWRHKAVNPPGECQSELEFFYELGKRIRARLADSDDPRDRPLLDLTWDYPLDEDGEISGEAVLQEINGRHLSGDKAGELADMYTDLKADGSTSCGCWIYSGVYAKGVNRAANRKPGREQGPTAQEWGWAWPDNRRILYNRASADPEGKPWSERKKYVWWDEENSTWTGIDTPDFVKTKAPSYRPEPGTGGPDGLAGDDPFVMMADGKGWLFTPKGMLDGPMPTHYEPQESPVQNPLYGQQSNPARRVFPRKDNLFSPSGTQPGSDVFPFVFTTYRLTEHHTAGGMSRWLPYLSELQPEFFCEVSPELAAERGLVNGGWATIVSARSAIEARVLVTERITPLQVGGHTIHQVGLPYHWGVGGDAIVSGDAANDLLGIALDPNVQIQESKVGSCDIVPGRRPRGEALLRLVEEYRSRAGITVETSNQLRTTDTKEAGA
- the nrfD gene encoding NrfD/PsrC family molybdoenzyme membrane anchor subunit yields the protein MTTNPLDADRPPELPRSRRNQNGAGGKGGGGRRRRDESVMVPDAQFSSYYGHNVVKPAPWGHEIAAYLFLGGLAGGSGLVAAGGALTGRPALRRTGRVAALASVALGGAALAKDLGRPERALNMLRVAKLTSPMSVGSWILTAFGTFAGAAAATELAEAVLPRRSRLARLARMADPVATAGTTAFSMPLAAYTAVLLADTTTPTWRESFRELPFVFVSSANAAAAGMALVATPAEQNGPARRLAAISATVELGASELMERRMHPLVAEPLHEGRAGAMLKAAKALTAGGAVGAALFGRNRTMAGLSGMALLAGSVLTRFGIFEAGMESTKDPKYTVTPQKERLEERRRRGETRDSITTGR
- a CDS encoding 4Fe-4S dicluster domain-containing protein, which encodes MGFWQHQLAGPTDPSHDAAWEDPEPRKGFFTDTSICIGCKACEVACKEWNAIPEDGLTLTGNSYDNTGGLGASTWRHVAFIEQTTDRVQEARESGRKLVDLGMPALRPPDAPHRSTSEAAGTAPAALEGVVPTAVGDDGSLDAMAAAARTAEATGTLPDFRWLMASDVCKHCTHAGCLDVCPTGALFRTEHGTVVVQSDVCNGCGYCVAACPFGVIERREDKRADKRDGGVVSNVGIAQKCTLCYDRIGHDQTPACAQACPTTSIKFGTLSDMLDTARDRVEVLHENGFTEARLYGANAHDGVGGTGSVFLLLDEPEVYGLPPDPVVPTADLPEMFRKAGFAAVAMFGMAVAAFAGRRR